The following proteins come from a genomic window of Methanobrevibacter olleyae:
- the galU gene encoding UTP--glucose-1-phosphate uridylyltransferase GalU, translated as MKAVIPAAGLGTRFLPSTKAQPKEMLPVYDKPTIQYVIEESVNSGVDDILIVTGKGKRSIEDHFDRSFELEHHLRTKGKEDFLKEIEYISELADIHFIRQKKQKGLGDAIYCAKKHVGNDPFVVMLGDTITKDTVPCTKQLIDSYEKFGKSVIALEKVPDEKVERYGIIGGEEIEDSIYKIDKLVEKPPLSVAPSNLAIMGRYVLTPDIFDHIENIEPGYGGEIQLTDALSKLDEIYGQIFRGESFDIGNRIDWLKTSLKFALEDEEARDVILEFIHGDLI; from the coding sequence ATGAAAGCAGTTATTCCAGCAGCAGGTTTAGGAACAAGGTTTTTACCTTCAACTAAGGCTCAACCAAAAGAAATGTTACCTGTTTATGATAAACCTACTATTCAGTATGTAATTGAAGAGTCTGTTAATTCTGGTGTAGATGATATATTAATTGTCACTGGTAAAGGAAAAAGGTCAATTGAAGATCATTTTGATAGATCTTTTGAATTAGAACACCATTTAAGAACAAAAGGAAAGGAAGACTTTTTAAAAGAAATTGAATACATTTCTGAATTAGCAGATATTCATTTTATCAGACAAAAAAAGCAAAAAGGTCTTGGTGATGCGATTTATTGTGCAAAAAAACATGTTGGAAATGATCCATTTGTAGTGATGTTAGGAGACACCATTACTAAAGATACAGTTCCATGTACAAAACAATTGATTGACAGTTATGAAAAATTTGGTAAGTCTGTAATTGCTTTAGAAAAAGTTCCAGATGAAAAAGTTGAAAGATATGGTATTATTGGTGGAGAGGAAATTGAAGATTCAATCTATAAAATTGATAAATTAGTTGAAAAACCACCTCTTAGTGTGGCGCCAAGTAATTTAGCTATTATGGGCAGATATGTTCTCACTCCTGATATTTTTGATCATATAGAAAATATAGAACCTGGATACGGTGGAGAGATTCAATTAACTGATGCATTATCTAAACTTGATGAAATATATGGGCAAATATTTAGAGGTGAATCTTTTGATATTGGTAATCGTATTGACTGGTTAAAAACTTCTTTAAAATTTGCTTTAGAAGATGAAGAAGCAAGAGATGTTATCTTAGAATTTATTCATGGTGATTTGATATAA
- a CDS encoding NAD-dependent epimerase/dehydratase family protein — METQRIMVTGGSGFIGTNLVNELRTRGHEVLSVDLLHHEDEADLYSDSYSDYVRGDIRNYRQMERIFDDNDRFDYVYNLAAEYGRWNGEGYYENLWETNVIGLKNMIRLQEKLDFRMISFSSAEVYGDYEGIMTEDVMENRPIKDTYQMNDYAISKWAGELMCMNSATMFGTETVRVRPVNCYGPHEAYSPYKGFIPIFIYKALHGLPYSVHKGHKRIIDYVEDTANTFANIVDNFISGEVYNVGSKQEWEMTIEEYSDLVLEAVGVDDSLVTYTPAEEFTTKVKTIDFSKAIQDLKHNPKVSPKEGIKRTVEWMKWYYRIED, encoded by the coding sequence ATGGAAACTCAAAGAATTATGGTTACTGGTGGAAGTGGATTTATAGGTACTAATCTTGTTAATGAACTTAGAACTAGAGGGCATGAAGTTTTGTCTGTTGATTTATTACATCATGAAGATGAGGCTGATTTATATTCTGATTCTTACTCTGACTATGTAAGGGGAGATATTCGTAATTATCGTCAAATGGAAAGAATTTTTGATGATAATGATAGATTTGATTATGTTTATAATTTAGCTGCAGAATATGGTAGATGGAATGGTGAAGGTTACTATGAAAATCTTTGGGAAACTAATGTTATTGGTTTAAAAAATATGATTCGCCTTCAAGAAAAATTAGATTTTAGGATGATTTCCTTTTCATCTGCTGAAGTTTATGGTGATTATGAAGGAATTATGACTGAAGATGTAATGGAAAACAGACCAATAAAAGACACTTATCAAATGAATGATTATGCTATTTCTAAATGGGCTGGAGAATTAATGTGTATGAACTCTGCTACAATGTTTGGAACTGAAACTGTAAGAGTCCGTCCTGTAAATTGTTATGGTCCTCATGAAGCTTACTCTCCATACAAAGGATTCATTCCTATTTTTATTTATAAGGCACTTCATGGATTACCTTATTCTGTTCATAAAGGCCATAAAAGAATTATTGATTATGTAGAAGATACTGCAAATACTTTTGCAAATATTGTAGATAATTTTATTTCTGGTGAAGTGTATAATGTTGGAAGTAAACAAGAATGGGAAATGACTATTGAAGAATACTCTGATTTAGTTTTAGAGGCAGTAGGTGTTGATGATTCTTTAGTAACTTATACTCCTGCTGAAGAATTTACTACTAAAGTTAAAACTATTGATTTTTCAAAAGCTATTCAGGATTTAAAACATAATCCAAAAGTTTCTCCTAAAGAAGGAATTAAGAGAACTGTAGAATGGATGAAATGGTATTATAGAATTGAAGATTAA